A genomic window from Pseudonocardia broussonetiae includes:
- a CDS encoding copper chaperone PCu(A)C, with product MRDAQIAWSGEVPGDEVYAVGEDAPLQLTIVNTTDAGLDGSDTLVSLSSPIASSGRIVGNATIPDGQVLAAGYDQPVASIVTEGTREVELALLDLTAPVRAGMTYPVVLTFARAGELRLQIGVENPSILPPRADDDA from the coding sequence GTGCGAGACGCGCAGATCGCCTGGTCCGGTGAGGTGCCCGGCGACGAGGTCTACGCGGTGGGCGAGGACGCGCCGCTGCAGCTCACCATCGTCAACACCACCGACGCCGGACTGGACGGAAGCGACACCCTGGTCTCGTTGTCCAGCCCGATCGCGTCATCGGGACGCATCGTCGGGAACGCCACCATCCCTGACGGGCAGGTGCTCGCCGCAGGCTACGACCAGCCGGTGGCGTCCATCGTCACCGAAGGCACCCGCGAGGTGGAACTCGCCCTACTCGACCTCACAGCGCCGGTCCGGGCCGGCATGACCTACCCGGTGGTGCTCACGTTCGCCCGCGCCGGCGAGCTGCGCCTGCAGATCGGCGTCGAGAATCCGTCGATCCTGCCACCCAGGGCCGACGACGACGCCTAG
- a CDS encoding ATP-binding protein: MPDFAAALSASIDLPTHPRSVPTARHLLSELLIAWDADRFRDDANLLVSELVTNVVRYVDDRTSPMVLEVHLSGPGLRVAVVDSSSARAALVDQPSSDGGHGLSLVDALSERWGTEPFGDGKRVWFELRG; the protein is encoded by the coding sequence ATGCCGGACTTCGCTGCCGCGTTGAGCGCGTCGATCGACCTGCCGACACACCCCCGCAGCGTCCCGACCGCGCGACACCTGCTCTCAGAGCTCCTGATTGCCTGGGACGCCGACCGGTTCCGCGATGACGCGAACCTGCTCGTCAGCGAACTCGTCACCAACGTCGTCCGTTACGTCGACGACCGGACATCACCGATGGTGCTCGAGGTTCATCTCTCCGGCCCCGGCCTCCGCGTGGCGGTGGTCGACTCGTCCAGCGCCCGGGCCGCACTCGTCGATCAGCCCTCGTCGGACGGCGGGCACGGTCTTTCGCTCGTCGACGCGCTGTCCGAGCGGTGGGGCACCGAGCCCTTCGGTGACGGCAAACGGGTCTGGTTCGAACTGCGAGGATGA
- a CDS encoding STAS domain-containing protein, with translation MTQHDDGDVRRVVLRGELDITTVERADAQVTEAEASAPAVLLLDLSELTFVDSSGVRLVLLADDRARACGRRLAVRLGAGPALRVFRALGLLPKLEIIPEPPRNYDTA, from the coding sequence GTGACCCAGCACGACGACGGTGACGTACGGCGGGTCGTGCTGCGCGGAGAGCTCGACATCACCACCGTGGAACGGGCCGACGCCCAGGTCACCGAGGCCGAGGCGAGCGCCCCGGCGGTGCTGCTGCTGGACCTGTCCGAGCTCACCTTCGTCGACTCGTCGGGCGTGCGGCTGGTGTTGCTGGCCGACGACCGGGCCCGGGCCTGCGGACGCCGCCTCGCGGTGCGCCTCGGCGCCGGTCCGGCGCTGCGCGTCTTCCGGGCACTGGGGCTGCTGCCCAAGCTCGAGATCATCCCCGAACCACCACGCAACTACGACACAGCGTGA
- a CDS encoding SpoIIE family protein phosphatase, which translates to MLTDVVELVGHLPFPICVTAGPDHVVQLLDPTAHRLLGSDLVVGTTARASLPIGDAVLAALDRAYREGEPSHAGVEPAAVTVGCVPIRDPDGSVAGVLLHVAGEGHDGLGLIDAVRARQRSSALQQLATELSRAATPSAIGALCVTAAVEVLHADAAGAYSSAGPGRLEVLHSLGWPDATLRQYEHLVLQRGRPLSDAVLAGEPVWLEDAEQWRLRYPEMAAVGTSGGFQATACIPFRVEDRDLGAAVFTFARPRAFTTGERGHLLAVAALCAQALDRARLLVAEQAARAAAEQQRDRMTFLARAGRLMEAPLSVQERLRQLADLAVPTIADWCAVHLVRDDGVDRVAVAHADPDKVRFVDELQHRYPPDPHAPGGAIQVARTGVPVHLRDIPDEMLVAAAVDEAHLDILRGIGMRSAVVVPLVVRDTRLGALTLVHAESGNRFDETDLAFAQQLAATAALALDNARLFEQQQAIARTLQSALLPRSLPAVTGLELAARYVPQAAHPGAVHVGGDLYDVVPGHGSCAVTVADVCGKGTEAAALTALIRHTVRAEVDHGVQPAEVLRRLNAAMLREPGTDPARFATVVHAQFDVGDDGASVRLVSGGHEPPLVLRAGGVEVLDAPGTLLGVYPDVDLLEIDVRLSPGEVLVLYTDGVTEAHGVDGLYGPDRLAAVVAGCAGRSAESVAEAVLSDVAAFRHGPPRDDVVLLVVRAAP; encoded by the coding sequence ATGCTGACCGACGTCGTCGAGCTCGTCGGCCACCTGCCCTTCCCGATCTGCGTCACCGCAGGCCCGGACCACGTGGTGCAGCTCCTTGACCCGACCGCGCACCGGCTGCTCGGGTCCGATCTCGTCGTCGGCACGACGGCACGAGCGTCCCTGCCCATCGGCGACGCCGTCCTCGCCGCGTTGGACCGGGCGTACCGCGAGGGCGAGCCGAGCCACGCCGGGGTGGAACCGGCCGCGGTGACGGTCGGCTGCGTCCCGATCCGCGACCCCGACGGCAGCGTGGCCGGGGTGTTGCTGCACGTCGCCGGCGAGGGGCACGACGGCCTGGGGCTGATCGACGCCGTGCGCGCCCGCCAACGGTCCTCCGCGCTGCAGCAACTCGCCACCGAGCTCTCCCGGGCTGCCACACCGTCGGCGATCGGGGCGTTGTGCGTCACCGCCGCCGTCGAGGTGCTGCACGCCGACGCGGCGGGCGCGTACTCCTCAGCCGGGCCCGGGCGCCTTGAGGTGCTGCACTCCCTCGGCTGGCCCGATGCCACCCTCCGGCAGTACGAACACCTGGTGCTGCAGCGCGGCCGGCCCCTGTCCGACGCCGTCCTCGCCGGCGAGCCCGTGTGGCTCGAGGACGCCGAGCAGTGGCGGCTGCGGTACCCGGAGATGGCCGCGGTGGGCACCTCGGGAGGCTTCCAGGCCACCGCCTGCATCCCCTTCCGGGTCGAAGACCGTGACCTCGGCGCCGCGGTGTTCACCTTCGCCCGGCCCCGCGCCTTCACCACCGGCGAGCGCGGGCACCTGCTGGCCGTGGCGGCGTTGTGCGCGCAAGCTCTGGACCGCGCCCGCCTGCTGGTGGCCGAGCAGGCGGCACGTGCCGCGGCCGAGCAGCAGCGCGACCGTATGACGTTCCTGGCCCGGGCCGGTCGGCTGATGGAGGCCCCGCTGTCGGTGCAGGAGCGCCTGCGGCAGCTCGCCGACCTGGCGGTCCCGACTATCGCCGACTGGTGCGCCGTGCACCTCGTGCGCGACGACGGCGTCGACCGGGTCGCCGTAGCCCACGCCGATCCGGACAAGGTGCGCTTCGTCGACGAGCTGCAGCACCGGTACCCACCCGACCCTCACGCGCCCGGTGGCGCGATCCAGGTGGCCCGCACCGGCGTGCCCGTGCACCTGCGCGACATCCCCGACGAGATGCTCGTCGCGGCGGCCGTCGACGAGGCGCACCTGGACATCCTGCGGGGCATCGGCATGCGGTCGGCCGTGGTCGTCCCGCTGGTCGTGCGCGACACCCGCCTCGGCGCACTCACCCTGGTGCATGCGGAGTCCGGCAACCGCTTCGACGAGACCGACCTCGCGTTCGCGCAGCAGCTGGCCGCGACAGCGGCCCTCGCGCTCGACAATGCACGGCTGTTCGAGCAGCAGCAGGCAATCGCGCGCACCCTGCAGTCGGCGCTGCTGCCGCGGAGCCTGCCTGCGGTGACCGGGTTGGAGCTCGCGGCCCGCTACGTCCCGCAGGCCGCCCATCCCGGGGCCGTCCACGTGGGCGGTGACCTCTACGACGTCGTTCCCGGCCACGGCAGCTGCGCGGTGACCGTCGCCGACGTGTGCGGCAAGGGTACCGAGGCCGCGGCGCTCACCGCGCTGATCCGGCACACCGTCCGCGCCGAGGTCGACCACGGCGTGCAGCCCGCCGAGGTGCTCCGCCGGCTCAACGCCGCGATGCTGCGCGAGCCCGGCACGGACCCCGCGCGGTTCGCCACGGTGGTGCACGCGCAGTTCGACGTCGGCGACGACGGCGCGTCGGTGCGCCTGGTCAGCGGGGGGCACGAACCGCCGCTGGTGCTGCGCGCCGGCGGGGTCGAGGTGCTCGACGCGCCCGGTACCCTCCTCGGCGTCTACCCCGATGTCGATCTGCTCGAGATCGACGTCCGGCTCTCCCCCGGCGAGGTGCTGGTGCTCTACACCGACGGCGTGACGGAGGCTCACGGAGTGGACGGTCTGTACGGCCCGGACCGTCTGGCGGCGGTGGTCGCGGGGTGCGCCGGACGCAGCGCGGAGTCGGTCGCCGAGGCCGTCCTCTCCGACGTCGCGGCCTTCCGACACGGCCCGCCGCGCGACGACGTCGTGCTGCTCGTCGTCCGGGCCGCACCGTGA
- a CDS encoding SpoIIE family protein phosphatase, with protein MTTAPGAEDATADAGHQEQVAGAGADRPIVLVVDDDPRRRSLVASLLDPHCTVLVGHDGADALEVVGRHAVDVLVLGSTRSGLLTELRARPASAAVPAILLTCRAEEDAVLQGLQSGVDDLLSVPSSAHGVLTGLRSALDVARSDHLDRAWRSAVLAASQEGCCVVDGARGAIVSANAAATDLLGLQPEDLPFGPPLPFLPAAEEDPEGSAMVESAWTRASTEERGRAVVPLRHATTRARIWVSISYIALPDRSRGGRSYLATLHDVTAARRATERDALLARAAALLTEPGPLTERLRQLIPIIARVLGGRVAVELRGPDGRSAPVAAAPVDRQAGNGNRQDGDDLVVPLVGTDRVLGTLRFAGLDFATTSDTGPAEGSRADVDVAELLARRIAAAVDADRVAERAARLHEVTTALASAGTLIETARALVDGVQRALATSTATVYALDPDGVHLHLVHRDGEGTASGEPVLRVDGPGAVARAASGHGPVWPPTSTGPVAAIPLTVGERVVGVLAVERSGSGHLLPDERELAAMLAGQAAQAFERAALADQRWQLARALQRALLPSSLPAFAQLALAAHYEPAQREFEAGGDWYDVFALGPARVALVVGDVVGQGPTAAAVMGQLRSVVSAYLHDGHSPAQALEGLDRTARRIPGARGSTALCLIVDTDSGDVAWSAAGHLPPLLAGPDGTRFAHGGEGALLGVSGRAPYCEGHETVVAGTTIALYTDGLVERRGQVVDDGLQRFAAVAERGHQRPSGELLDLLLAEVLGSDTGDDVALVLARLVPRPLERSLDADPLLLPGLRHDVHAWAVTAGMSEDGADDLQLALSEAVTNCVEHAYAGGTGEIRCRVHRTADGAVEASVQDFGAWRPPPADPGYRGRGLAVIHTLAEHVELHPTSQGTTIVFRVPATTEPLAQRTPGSGAPQWWTRQETPGPGTVPGC; from the coding sequence ATGACGACGGCTCCCGGGGCCGAGGACGCCACGGCTGACGCCGGACACCAGGAACAGGTGGCGGGCGCGGGCGCCGACCGGCCCATCGTCCTGGTCGTCGATGATGACCCACGGCGACGCAGCCTCGTCGCGAGCCTGCTCGATCCGCACTGCACGGTTCTCGTCGGGCACGACGGGGCCGACGCGTTGGAGGTCGTCGGGCGGCACGCGGTCGACGTGCTGGTGCTCGGATCCACCAGGTCCGGCCTGCTCACCGAGCTCCGCGCGCGGCCCGCGTCGGCAGCGGTGCCGGCGATCCTGCTGACGTGCCGGGCGGAGGAGGACGCCGTGCTGCAGGGGCTGCAGTCAGGCGTGGACGATCTGCTCTCCGTGCCCTCGTCCGCCCACGGCGTGCTGACCGGTCTGCGATCAGCCCTCGATGTGGCGCGCTCGGACCACCTCGACCGGGCTTGGCGCAGCGCGGTGCTCGCCGCAAGCCAGGAGGGCTGCTGCGTCGTGGACGGCGCCCGCGGGGCGATCGTCTCGGCCAACGCGGCCGCGACCGATCTGCTCGGCCTGCAGCCCGAGGACCTCCCGTTCGGTCCGCCGCTCCCCTTCCTCCCGGCGGCCGAGGAGGACCCGGAGGGGTCCGCCATGGTCGAGTCGGCGTGGACGCGCGCGTCGACCGAGGAACGCGGGCGCGCCGTCGTGCCGCTGCGGCACGCCACGACCCGGGCCCGCATCTGGGTGTCCATCTCCTACATCGCGCTACCGGACCGCAGCCGTGGAGGCCGGTCCTACCTCGCGACGCTGCACGATGTGACCGCCGCCCGGCGCGCCACCGAGCGCGACGCGCTGCTGGCCCGGGCAGCGGCGCTACTGACCGAACCGGGTCCGCTCACCGAGCGGCTGCGACAGCTCATCCCGATCATCGCCCGCGTACTGGGCGGGCGGGTCGCGGTGGAACTGCGCGGTCCGGACGGCCGCAGCGCACCGGTCGCAGCAGCACCGGTTGATCGGCAGGCCGGGAACGGGAACAGGCAGGACGGTGACGACCTCGTCGTGCCGCTGGTCGGCACCGACCGGGTGCTCGGGACGCTGCGCTTCGCCGGGCTCGACTTCGCGACCACCTCCGACACCGGCCCAGCCGAGGGATCCAGGGCCGATGTGGACGTGGCCGAGCTGCTCGCGCGGCGCATCGCCGCCGCGGTGGACGCCGATCGGGTCGCGGAGCGGGCCGCCCGGTTGCACGAGGTCACCACGGCCCTCGCCTCGGCAGGAACCCTGATCGAGACCGCCCGCGCCCTGGTCGACGGGGTCCAGCGGGCGCTCGCCACGAGCACCGCCACGGTCTACGCGCTCGACCCCGACGGCGTGCACCTGCACCTGGTGCACCGCGACGGCGAGGGCACGGCGAGTGGGGAGCCGGTCCTGCGGGTCGACGGCCCGGGCGCGGTGGCGCGCGCCGCGTCCGGGCACGGCCCGGTGTGGCCGCCGACCTCGACAGGGCCAGTCGCCGCGATCCCGCTCACCGTGGGCGAGCGCGTCGTCGGGGTGCTGGCCGTGGAGCGCAGCGGCTCCGGTCACCTCCTGCCCGACGAACGCGAACTCGCCGCGATGCTGGCCGGCCAGGCCGCGCAGGCATTCGAGCGCGCGGCGCTGGCCGATCAGCGGTGGCAGCTCGCCCGCGCCTTGCAGCGCGCTCTGCTGCCCTCGTCCCTGCCCGCGTTCGCGCAGCTGGCCCTGGCCGCGCACTACGAGCCCGCGCAGCGGGAGTTCGAGGCCGGCGGCGACTGGTACGACGTGTTCGCCCTCGGCCCGGCCCGGGTCGCGCTCGTGGTGGGCGACGTGGTCGGGCAGGGCCCCACCGCGGCGGCGGTCATGGGCCAGCTGCGCAGCGTCGTGTCGGCCTACCTGCACGACGGGCACTCACCCGCCCAGGCGCTGGAGGGCCTGGACCGCACCGCGCGACGCATACCCGGCGCCCGGGGCAGCACGGCGCTGTGCCTGATCGTCGACACCGACAGCGGCGACGTGGCCTGGTCGGCGGCAGGACACCTACCGCCCCTGCTTGCCGGGCCCGACGGCACCCGGTTCGCGCACGGGGGGGAGGGCGCACTGCTCGGGGTGTCCGGCCGCGCACCCTACTGCGAGGGCCACGAGACCGTCGTCGCGGGCACGACGATCGCCCTGTACACCGACGGGCTCGTCGAGCGGCGCGGCCAGGTCGTCGACGACGGGCTGCAACGGTTCGCTGCCGTGGCCGAACGAGGCCACCAGCGCCCTTCCGGAGAACTGCTCGATCTGCTTCTCGCCGAGGTCCTCGGCTCCGACACCGGCGACGACGTGGCACTCGTCCTCGCGCGGCTCGTGCCCCGCCCGCTCGAACGGAGCCTCGACGCCGACCCTCTGCTCCTCCCCGGGCTGCGGCACGACGTACACGCCTGGGCTGTCACCGCGGGCATGTCCGAGGACGGCGCCGACGACCTCCAGCTGGCCCTGAGCGAGGCAGTCACCAACTGCGTCGAGCACGCCTACGCCGGGGGTACCGGCGAGATCCGCTGCCGGGTGCACCGCACTGCGGACGGAGCGGTCGAGGCGAGCGTGCAGGACTTCGGCGCCTGGCGGCCGCCGCCGGCCGACCCCGGCTACCGCGGCCGCGGGCTCGCCGTCATCCACACCCTGGCCGAGCACGTCGAGCTCCACCCCACCTCGCAGGGCACCACGATCGTCTTCCGCGTCCCCGCGACGACCGAACCGCTGGCCCAGCGCACGCCGGGCAGCGGCGCGCCCCAGTGGTGGACGCGCCAGGAGACTCCCGGTCCCGGTACGGTCCCCGGATGCTGA
- a CDS encoding STAS domain-containing protein: MLTFFTAQGLAVGRTQPITGTAGLARLVDRWCLVLVLTTQDCEQARHSEAVVRDTTGPRYPSGDDKRLISVQIAYPRPTIRLVCVTGEVDMSTAPVLRDACTRDARGRAPVRHLVVDLSRVTFLASAGLHVLIECHAHFAAIAVVGNHPAVAVPLRITGLDGVLPVHACLDSALCVLDG, from the coding sequence GTGCTCACCTTCTTCACCGCGCAGGGACTCGCCGTCGGACGCACACAGCCCATCACAGGTACCGCTGGGCTGGCGAGGCTGGTAGACAGGTGGTGCCTGGTGCTGGTCTTGACGACGCAGGATTGCGAGCAGGCGCGACACAGTGAGGCCGTCGTGCGCGACACCACCGGTCCCCGGTACCCCTCAGGGGACGACAAGCGCCTCATCAGCGTCCAGATCGCCTATCCGCGTCCCACCATCAGACTGGTGTGCGTCACCGGTGAGGTGGACATGAGCACGGCACCGGTCCTGCGCGACGCGTGCACCCGCGACGCCAGAGGCCGGGCACCGGTGCGCCATCTGGTGGTGGACCTGAGCCGGGTGACGTTCCTGGCCTCGGCCGGGCTCCACGTCCTGATCGAGTGCCACGCACACTTCGCTGCCATCGCTGTGGTCGGGAACCATCCAGCGGTGGCCGTGCCGCTCCGGATCACCGGCCTGGACGGGGTCTTACCTGTCCACGCCTGCCTCGACAGCGCGCTGTGCGTCCTCGATGGGTGA
- a CDS encoding GAF and ANTAR domain-containing protein, translating into MSTTSTHEVTSTSNRPDDGGTHSDGRGQPSSSDTGRYTDLEDLAVHLSELARELQQEPSLDDTLAGIVAAAVDNVPGAQIAAISRVTRRTTIETTACTSELAQRVDEAQYETGQGPCLSTIYDERSMRLSDMSSEDRWPRFTERALALGIGSMMSVQLFVEGENLGALNLYNREPHGFGDESEHVALLLASHAAIAMVGSEQHQRLSRGLESRDLIGQAKGILMERFKIDSGVAFQLLIRASQSTNTKLRDVADHLARTGEIENAPGADRMLD; encoded by the coding sequence GTGAGCACGACGAGCACCCACGAAGTGACCAGCACTTCCAACCGCCCCGACGACGGCGGAACCCACAGCGACGGCCGCGGCCAGCCGTCCAGCAGCGACACCGGCCGGTACACCGACCTGGAGGACCTTGCGGTGCACCTGAGCGAGCTGGCCCGGGAGCTGCAGCAGGAACCGAGCCTGGACGACACCTTGGCGGGCATCGTGGCGGCGGCGGTCGACAACGTGCCCGGCGCGCAGATCGCCGCTATCAGCCGCGTGACCCGGCGCACGACGATCGAGACAACGGCCTGCACCAGCGAGCTGGCCCAGCGAGTGGACGAGGCCCAGTACGAGACCGGGCAGGGCCCGTGCCTGAGCACCATCTACGACGAGCGCTCCATGCGGCTCTCGGACATGAGCAGTGAGGACCGGTGGCCGCGATTCACCGAGCGAGCGCTGGCGCTGGGCATCGGGTCGATGATGTCGGTGCAGCTGTTCGTCGAGGGCGAGAACCTCGGCGCGCTCAACCTGTACAACCGCGAACCCCACGGCTTCGGCGACGAGTCCGAGCACGTCGCCCTGCTCCTGGCCAGCCACGCCGCGATCGCCATGGTCGGCTCCGAGCAGCACCAGCGGCTGAGCCGGGGTCTGGAGTCGCGGGACCTGATCGGCCAGGCCAAAGGGATCTTGATGGAGCGTTTCAAGATCGACAGTGGGGTGGCGTTCCAGCTGCTGATCCGGGCGAGTCAGTCCACCAACACCAAGCTGCGCGACGTCGCCGACCACCTCGCCCGCACCGGTGAGATCGAGAACGCTCCCGGTGCGGACAGGATGCTCGACTGA
- a CDS encoding STAS domain-containing protein yields the protein MSTESTSSRGLTRQTSWIRPDVVRVRLLGDLDLATAPGVTTYLRHLTADGVRHLVLDLTPVTSMASPGISMLVTALAEAQGVDRVHLVGVANNDHVRRVLDITGVRERFADHDDMDGLLHAPDAGR from the coding sequence ATGTCGACCGAGAGCACCAGTAGCAGAGGGCTGACCCGACAGACCAGCTGGATCCGACCCGACGTCGTGCGGGTCCGCCTGCTCGGTGACCTCGACCTCGCGACCGCGCCGGGCGTCACGACCTACCTGCGTCACCTGACCGCTGACGGTGTCCGGCACCTGGTCCTCGACCTCACCCCGGTCACATCCATGGCATCGCCCGGGATCAGCATGCTGGTGACCGCACTGGCCGAGGCCCAGGGCGTCGACCGGGTGCACCTGGTCGGGGTGGCCAACAACGACCACGTGCGCCGCGTCCTGGACATCACCGGCGTGCGGGAACGATTCGCCGATCACGATGACATGGACGGACTGCTCCACGCACCCGACGCCGGCCGGTGA
- a CDS encoding ATP-binding protein, with protein MRITVADRSTDLPQIQVHDVHAGRGRGLQMVDALSTPWGWFRVGGGTAVWATLPVSNSPLLAAGTADRSPAEDQKTTADVDREHQ; from the coding sequence GTGCGGATCACCGTTGCCGATCGGTCCACAGATCTGCCGCAGATCCAGGTTCACGACGTGCACGCCGGGCGCGGCCGGGGCCTGCAGATGGTCGACGCACTCAGCACCCCCTGGGGCTGGTTCCGAGTCGGAGGCGGCACAGCCGTGTGGGCGACCCTGCCGGTGTCGAACAGCCCTCTGCTCGCGGCAGGAACGGCCGACCGGTCGCCGGCCGAGGACCAGAAGACCACCGCAGATGTCGACCGAGAGCACCAGTAG